A single region of the Denticeps clupeoides chromosome 18, fDenClu1.1, whole genome shotgun sequence genome encodes:
- the LOC114767949 gene encoding UPF0461 protein C5orf24 homolog produces MMHQVASSSDYGLGGLSEEVPHPTSHFELCTSQSSKFYSPPPSLQLPLSNLPPLPQSMLKPMSCQMQDAPADFHPQAVRMRSAEAPESSKKKKGAGKSGRRGRPSGTTKSAGYRTSTGRPPGTTRAAGFKTSPGRPLGTTKAAGYKVSPGRPPGSIKTLARLSKLEYSPCNGAPFSYAMMQKRSLCEPADKEKDTNE; encoded by the coding sequence ATgatgcaccaagtggccagcaGCAGTGACTATGGTCTGGGTGGCCTTTCCGAGGAAGTCCCGCATCCCACCAGTCACTTTGAGCTCTGCACCTCCCAGTCCAGCAAATTCTACTCCCCGCCGCCCTCTCTGCAGCTGCCTCTGAGCAATCTGCCCCCGCTGCCCCAGAGCATGTTGAAGCCGATGTCCTGCCAGATGCAGGACGCCCCTGCCGACTTTCATCCCCAGGCGGTGAGGATGAGGAGCGCCGAGGCGCCCGAGAGctccaagaagaagaagggcgCTGGAAAGTCGGGAAGGAGAGGCAGGCCCTCGGGCACCACCAAGTCTGCCGGCTACCGGACGAGCACGGGCCGTCCGCCGGGCACCACCAGGGCCGCGGGCTTCAAAACCAGCCCGGGGAGGCCGCTGGGCACCACGAAAGCCGCGGGCTACAAGGTCAGCCCCGGCAGGCCCCCCGGCAGCATCAAGACACTGGCGCGACTCAGTAAACTAGAATACAGCCCGTGCAACGGCGCGCCTTTCTCCTACGCCATGATGCAGAAGAGAAGTTTGTGCGAACCTGCTGACAAAGAAAAAGACACTAATGAGTGA
- the LOC114767947 gene encoding LOW QUALITY PROTEIN: histone-lysine N-methyltransferase, H3 lysine-36 and H4 lysine-20 specific-like (The sequence of the model RefSeq protein was modified relative to this genomic sequence to represent the inferred CDS: deleted 1 base in 1 codon): protein MARRRRTGTPPPIPTHTHTLPARQEPAGNGTGPSGSSPSGRSHDTMNQSYKVDVRDGPACRSTPEELQTSGGRVRGRQPGGAKRAAGRPSATRPPHQIVFGHASPYAPYNQKGAPSGYSPLRRLQALTTMVNRPDLGLPADKDFHGRNAVHLHAPMGPVDFGPAQVHGSMSSSNNNHHALAYVNARDLDKNGFSSLSPDCFEHSLPVANGDLHFESTLFDSGDDEDDEDREEMQSLAKRAAEKAAPSGGVNSSTYNQEPAASGIAAKNMAEPGALPGLGRVTAVEPDSTDDFSDSDCDLPSTERMCGSGRVSPSDSHATPTSSPKKKAPPGIKYSVGDAVWAKFNRRPWWPCQVTCDSPNGTHTKMKEPSRRPCRLYFLKTFGKIVDHAWVPGKATYPFEGGHQFESLPVLRRRGRQKEKDYKYTIPKRLVDSWNASVKEAESAKKDLPAAPAWDCASVSPSAADETVDPPAPATASCTNLFLCNGNELSSKILAPAKDGRKKKPQNHPKLSRSKEDFRRTAVPLDLTKTGPSDGPYSDIDSVPRILCPKRSEEPPPCASKKPGKAPRAEDAARSCKGISPGLTDIVIKKVAQNERKANSAHFRNAASAHSQLLPASSGLMTRALRATEGAELGDEALPPGKGDVSPPRDARHRTGRNHVHNGSSVRAEERRVKKETFFSSSSSSSSPSLPVSPVGSYEDAKELSFNSFVKEELDAEEASPRPESSYHFSTFLMLLKDLHDTREKEGKPLTLPHPPAATLIKEEPSLIPPADDCADPSLGEADCAPGTKEQNGKKAAGSKNPHPKANRVRPAAKRDAPNTEGRAVSGAGNQLNAQQCSAALDALELGPSLPGGPSGSRDAAEKSALAKVAPKKRWQTFEPVAGKPLRQKGHEPILPTDQALAKPPSESNGIFKEGLQNSQDSETSEKKEASENKRLRKPSKRLLEWTEEYEQIFSTKKKAKKAQEPIKAGLLDDTIVGLQTAGQVTPDYLRSVSVEQASPSADQASEEADVFSEPLSPAAEAPLWDEDPAVNQEAFGSDRKRQRKLSHKVLNCTIDEEPIRIQKKKKSLKKDPPVSSQSSHFPTSAFTHQHLEPEEGSDGTASSPIPLKASASEDVEEQSLDRAKDEAELHVNGDEAFAMSLMLSQESPPGDMATSSKRQLGERGGGASLKENVCQICEKPGELLLCEGQCCGAFHLQCIGLTEAPKGRFICHECSTDLHACFVCKESGEDVRRCMIPVCGKFYHMDCILKYSPTISQNRGFRCSLHVCLSCFITNPANPSVSKGRLTRCVRCPVAYHANDYCMAAGSVQLANNSILCPNHFAPRKGCRNHEHINVSWCFVCSEGGSLLCCESCPAAFHRECLNIDMPMGSWFCNDCRAGKKPHFKDILWVKVGRYRWWPAEVSHLRNVPENILRMKHEVGEFPVHFFGSKDYVWTYQARVFPYMEGDANNKEKMGKGADAIYKKALNEAAERFRELQAEKELRQLQEDRRNDKKPPPYRHIKVNRPIGKVQIFTADLSEIPRCNCKETDENPCGVDSECINRMLMYECHPQVCAAGERCQNQCFTKRQYSEVEIFRTLSRGWGLRTVAGIKKGAFVNEYVGEVIDEEECRARIKHAQENDICNFYMLTLDKDRIIDAGPKGNQSRFMNHCCQPNCETQKWTVNGDTRVGLFALEDVPAGLELTFNYNLECLGNGKTVCKCGASNCSGFLGVRPKNQPSAEDKGRKLKKRLPGKRKNRLEVTKKREDECFECGDGGQIVSCKKPGCPKVYHADCLKLSKRPAGQWECPWHQCDVCGKEAASFCEMCPSSFCKQHRDGMLFISKLDGRLSCNEHDPCSSDPLEPGEIREYVPAPASSRAMAGTPSTLPIQARLGQPALTPTSKIFLPNAGKPTYRPSGVLVSSVEDDDAVLSPAPPSKDNKDEDEEDDDGEVIEGVVDEDDLEEEEEEEEEEVEVVEEEEEEDEDEHDYEEEGFDDEDQGDFGSDWDDLELAPDLGEVERLEQEEWEEVIEGGK, encoded by the exons atggcgcggcggcggcgcacCGGGActcccccccccatccccacacacacacacacactccccgcGCGCCAGGAACCCGCTGGAAACGGTACCGGGCCGAGCGGCTCGTCGCCCAGCG GACGGAGCCATGACACCATGAACCAGTCGTACAAAGTGGACGTGAGAGATGGCCCGGCCTGTCGCTCCACCCCAGAAGAGCTGCAGACGTCTGGCGGTCGCGTTCGCGGGAGGCAGCCCGGCGGTGCCAAGCGCGCCGCAGGTCGCCCCTCCGCCACGCGCCCCCCCCACCAAATC GTCTTCGGACACGCGTCGCCCTACGCGCCGTACAATCAAAAGGGCGCCCCTTCCGGCTACAGCCCGCTGAGGCGGCTGCAGGCCCTCACTACCATGGTGAACAGGCCTGACCTTGGCTTGCCGGCAGACAAGGACTTCCACGGCCGGAATGCCGTGCACCTTCATGCGCCCATGGGGCCCGTCGACTTTGGGCCGGCGCAGGTCCACGGTTCCATGTCGTCCAGCAACAACAACCACCACGCGTTGGCGTACGTGAACGCCCGGGATTTAGACAAGAACGGCTTCTCCTCCCTGAGTCCGGACTGCTTCGAACATTCACTCCCGGTCGCCAACGGCGACTTGCATTTTGAATCCACCTTGTTCGACAGCGGCGACGACGAAGACGACGAGGATCGGGAGGAGATGCAGTCGTTGGCAAAGCGCGCGGCGGAGAAGGCAGCTCCCAGCGGCGGGGTTAACTCAAGCACATATAACCAGGAACCCGCTGCCTCTGGCATAGCTGCTAAAAATATGGCGGAGCCAGGCGCGCTGCCCGGCCTCGGCCGGGTCACAGCGGTGGAGCCGGACAGTACGGATGATTTCTCCGACAGCGACTGCGACCTTCCCAGCACCGAGAGGATGTGTGGCTCGGGCCGCGTCTCGCCTAGTGACTCGCATGCAACTCCC ACAAGTAGTCCAAAGAAGAAGGCCCCCCCTGGAATAAAATACTCAGTAGGCGATGCTGTTTGGGCTAAATTCAACCGAAGACCCTGGTGGCCCTGCCAAGTGACCTGTGATTCACCAAATGGCACCCACACAAAAATGAAAG AGCCCAGTCGGCGACCGTGCCGCCTTTACTTCCtcaagacttttgggaaaattGTAGACCACGCCTGGGTCCCGGGGAAAGCCACATATCCGTTTGAAGGAGGTCACCAGTTCGAAAGCCTTCCGGTGTTGAGACGTagagggaggcagaaggagAAAGACTACAAATACACT ATACCCAAGCGTCTCGTGGACTCGTGGAACGCTAGCGTGAAGGAAGCAGAGTCGGCAAAGAAGGACCTTCCCGCCGCTCCCGCGTGGGACTGTGCTTCGGTCTCCCCATCGGCAGCCGACGAGACGGTGGACCCCCCCGCGCCGGCCACCGCATCTTGTAcaaatttgtttttgtgcaacGGAAACGAGCTGTCCTCCAAGATCCTGGCGCCGGCGAAAGACGGTCGAAAAAAGAAGCCTCAGAACCACCCGAAGTTGTCGCGCTCCAAAGAGGACTTCCGAAGGACCGCCGTGCCGTTGGACCTGACGAAAACGGGGCCCTCGGACGGTCCTTACTCCGACATCGATTCCGTACCGAGGATTCTTTGCCCCAAGCGCTCGGAGGAGCCGCCGCCGTGTGCCAGTAAGAAGCCCGGCAAAGCGCCTCGTGCGGAGGACGCCGCGAGGAGCTGCAAGGGCATCTCGCCGGGCCTCACCGACATAGTGATCAAAAAGGTCGCCCAAAACGAGAGGAAGGCCAACTCCGCGCACTTCCGAAACGCCGCGAGCGCGCACTCGCAACTCCTCCCCGCCAGCAGCGGCCTGATGACGAGGGCCCTGAGAGCCACCGAGGGGGCGGAGCTCGGCGACGAGGCGCTCCCCCCGGGCAAGGGGGACGTTTCGCCGCCGAGGGACGCACGGCACCGGACCGGCAGGAACCACGTCCATAACGGATCCTCGGTCAGGGCCGAGGAGCGGCGCGTGAAAAAAGAGACCTTCttttcctcctcgtcctcctcgtcctccccaTCGCTGCCCGTCTCCCCCGTCGGTTCCTACGAAGACGCCAAGGAGCTTTCGTTCAATTCCTTCGTTAAGGAGGAGCTGGACGCGGAAGAGGCGTCCCCCCGGCCCGAGTCCAGCTACCACTTCAGCACCTTCCTGATGCTCCTCAAGGACCTGCACGACACCAGAGAGAAGGAGGGCAAACCCCTGACCCTGCCCCACCCTCCCGCCGCCACGCTCATCAAAGAGGAGCCCTCGCTCATCCCGCCGGCGGACGACTGCGCGGACCCGAGCCTCGGCGAGGCGGACTGTGCGCCGGGGACCAAAGAGCAGAACGGCAAAAAAGCGGCCGGGTCCAAAAACCCCCACCCCAAAGCTAACAGGGTCAGGCCCGCGGCCAAAAGGGACGCCCCGAACACCGAAGGCCGGGCGGTCTCCGGCGCGGGCAACCAGCTGAACGCGCAGCAGTGTTCGGCAGCGTTAGATGCACTCGAGCTGGGACCGTCGCTTCCCGGCGGGCCGTCCGGCTCTCGTGACGCCGCCGAGAAGAGCGCCCTCGCCAAGGTGGCCCCGAAAAAGCGGTGGCAGACGTTCGAGCCCGTGGCCGGGAAGCCTTTGCGGCAGAAGGGCCACGAGCCGATTTTGCCTACTGACCAGGCTCTGGCAAAGCCTCCCTCTGAGTCAAACGGGATTTTCAAAGAGGGCCTCCAGAATTCCCAAGACTCGGAAACGAGTGAAAAGAAAGAGGCCTCAG aaaacaaaAGACTTCGGAAGCCGAGTAAAAGGCTTCTTGAGTGGACCGAAGAGTACGAACAGATTTTCTCCACCAAAAAGAAAGCGAAGAAAGCGCAAGAGCCAATCAAAGCG GGGCTGTTAGACGACACTATCGTGGGCCTGCAGACGGCGGGGCAGGTGACACCCGACTACCTGAGGTCAGTGTCTGTCGAGCAGGCCTCACCGTCGGCAGATCAGGCTTCTGAAGAAGCCGATGTCTTTTCTGAGCCACTGAGCCCTGCAGCGGAAGCTCCGCTGTGGGACGAAGATCCCGCCGTGAACCAGGAGGCGT tcgGCTCAGACAGAAAAAGGCAAAGGAAACTGTCCCACAAAGTTCTTAATTGCACCATTGACGAGGAGCCCATTAGAATCCAAAAGAAGAAG AAGTCTTTAAAGAAAGACCCTCCTGTGTCCAGCCAATCCAGTCATTTTCCCACTTCAG CCTTCACACATCAGCACTTAGAgccagaagaggggagtgatgGGACGGCGTCGTCTCCCATTCCGCTCAAGGCCAGCGCGTCAGAGGATGTGGAGGAGCAAAGCCTGGACAGAGCGAAGGACGAGGCTGAGCTACATGTGAACGGAGATGAG GCCTTCGCCATGAGCCTCATGTTATCTCAGGAGTCGCCTCCCGGTGATATGGCGACATCCAGCAAGAGGCAGCTTGGCGAGCGAGGCGGCGGAGCCTCGCTGAAGGAGAATGTTTGTCAG ATTTGTGAGAAACCCGGGGAGCTGCTCTTGTGTGAGGGTCAGTGCTGTGGAGCTTTTCACCTGCAGTGTATCGGCCTCACCGAAGCCCCCAAGGGACGTTTCATCTGCCACGAATGCTCCACCG ATTTGCACGCCTGCTTCGTGTGTAAGGAGAGCGGTGAAGATGTCAGGCGCTGTATGATTCCCGTCTGTGGAAAGTTCTACCACATGGACTGCATTCTCAAGTACAGCCCCACCATTTCCCAGAACCGTGGGTTCCGCTGCTCGTTACATGTCTGCCTGTCCTGCTTCATCACAAACCCGGCCAACCCCTCCGTCTCCAAAG GTCGTCTCACCCGTTGTGTTCGATGTCCTGTGGCGTACCACGCAAATGACTACTGTATGGCTGCTGGGAGCGTGCAACTGGCCAACAACAGCATCCTCTGTCCCAATCATTTCGCCCCACGCAAAGGCTGCCGCAACCATGAGCACATTAACGTCAGCTGGTGCTTCGTCTGCTCCGAGG GGGGGAGTCTTCTCTGCTGTGAGTCTTGTCCTGCTGCCTTCCACCGTGAGTGTCTCAACATCGACATGCCCATGGGCAGCTGGTTCTGCAATGACTGTCGTGCTGGGAAGAAACCCCATTTCAAGGACATTTTGTGGGTCAAAGTTGGTCGATACAG ATGGTGGCCTGCTGAAGTCAGCCACCTTCGTAACGTTCCTGAGAACATACTGAGGATGAAGCATGAGGTTGGAGAGTTCCCGGTTCATTTCTTCGGCTCCAAAGATTATGTGTGGACTTACCAGGCACGGGTCTTCCCTTATATGGAAGGAGATGCCAATAACAAGGAGAAGATGGGGAAGGGTGCTGATGCCATCTACAAGAAAG CCCTGAATGAAGCAGCTGAGAGGTTTCGAGAGCTGCAAGCAGAGAAGGAGCTGAGGCAGCTTCAGGAAGACCGGAGGAACGACAAAAAACCTCCTCCGTACAGGCATATAAAG GTGAACAGGCCGATCGGCAAGGTCCAGATCTTCACGGCGGACTTGTCGGAGATCCCGCGCTGCAACTGCAAGGAGACGGACGAGAACCCGTGTGGCGTGGACTCCGAGTGCATCAACCGCATGCTGATGTACGAGTGCCACCCCCAGGTGTGTGCGGCGGGGGAGCGCTGCCAGAACCAGTGTTTCACCAAGCGGCAGTACAGCGAGGTGGAGATCTTCAGGACGCTCTCGCGGGGATGGGGGCTGCGCACCGTTGCAGGCATCAAGAAG GGGGCTTTTGTGAACGAGTACGTGGGCGAGGTGATAGATGAGGAGGAATGCCGGGCCAGAATCAAGCACGCACAGGAAAATGACATCTGCAACTTCTACATGCTGACGTTGGACAAA GACCGGATCATAGACGCCGGACCCAAGGGCAACCAGTCTCGCTTTATGAACCACTGCTGCCAGCCCAACTGTGAGACCCAAAAGTGGACAGTGAACGGGGACACTAGAGTGGGACTCTTTGCCCTAGAGGACGTCCCAGCTG GTCTGGAGCTCACCTTCAACTACAATTTGGAGTGTCTGGGAAACGGGAAGACCGTGTGTAAATGTGGAGCATCCAACTGCAGCGGGTTCTTGGGCGTTAGACCAAAG AACCAGCCTTCTGCCGAGGACAAGGGCCGCAAGCTGAAGAAGAGGCTTCCCGGCAAGCGCAAGAATAGGTTGGAGGTCACTAAAAAGCGCGAAGACGAGTGCTTTGAATGTGGTGACGGGGGACAGATCGTGTCCTGCAAGAAACCTGGGTGCCCGAAGGTCTACCATGCGGACTGTCTGAAGTTGTCCAAGAGACCTGCAG GCCAGTGGGAGTGTCCTTGGCACCAGTGTGACGTCTGTGGCAAGGAGGCAGCCTCGTTCTGTGAGATGTGTCCCAGCTCCTTCTGCAAGCAGCACCGCGACGGCATGCTCTTCATTTCCAAGCTGGACGGCCGCCTGTCGTGCAACGAGCATGACCCTTGTAGCTCTGACCCCCTGGAGCCTGGCGAGATCCGGGAATATGTCCCCGCCCCCGCCTCTTCCAGGGCGATGGCTGGCACACCCTCAACTCTTCCGATCCAAGCCAGGTTAGGCCAGCCAGCCTTAACGCCCACCTCCAAAATCTTCCTGCCCAACGCTGGCAAACCCACTTACAGACCTTCCGGGGTGCTTGTGTCCAGCGTGGAGGACGATGACGCGGTGTTGTCACCAGCGCCCCCCTCCAAAGACAAtaaagatgaagatgaggaggacgaTGATGGAGAAGTGATAGAAGGTGTGGTGGATGAGGAtgatttggaggaggaggaagaagaggaggaggaggaggtggaggtggtggaggaggaggaggaggaagatgaagacgAGCATGACTATGAAGAGGAGGGGTTTGATGACGAGGACCAAGGGGACTTTGGGTCAGATTGGGATGACTTGGAACTGGCACCAGACTTGGGGGAAGTGGAGAGGCTAGAGCAGGAGGAGTGGGAAGAGGTGATTGAAGGAGGGAAGTGA